Proteins encoded within one genomic window of Arachis ipaensis cultivar K30076 chromosome B08, Araip1.1, whole genome shotgun sequence:
- the LOC107612221 gene encoding subtilisin inhibitor CLSI-I, which yields MEEKDEGQRSANPPLEKPNEGLPMSYNQPVESNNLKKTSWPKLVGTTSEEAQKKIKKEMGEADIQLIPPGYSVTFDFRSQRVRIYVDESDKVIRTPSIG from the exons atggaagaaaaagatgaaggacAAAGATCAGCTAATCCTCCTCTGGAAAAGCCTAATGAGGGGTTGCCAA TGTCATACAATCAACCTGTAGAATCAAACAATCTCAAGAAAACAAGTTGGCCAAAGCTGGTAGGCACCACTTCTGAAGAAGCACAGAAAAAGATAAAGAAGGAGATGGGTGAGGCTGATATCCAGCTGATTCCACCGGGTTATTCTGTCACTTTTGATTTTCGATCCCAACGAGTTCGAATTTATGTTGATGAATCTGACAAGGTCATTAGGACTCCCAGCATTGGCTAG